TGAACACCGCCTTTTTCTGTTTGTGATTTTTGTATTGTTTGTGTTAAATATAGCCATAAATAGCGTAAAATAAACGCCAAAGCTGCATATACACGCAAATTTAATTGTCCACTGATCTTTGTCAACGGTTTTTGCTGCCAAAAATCTGGTTCTATCCGTAACGATTTTAACTCAATTTTTAATATGTTTCTGCATACAGCCAGACAGCCACTGACGATACCCCACATTCTTCCGTAAGAAATTGCAGTCTCCGCCGCATCCTCTTCTGCTACCCGAATATAAATCCGTAAATTTGTCACATGGAACCTGCGGATCAACTTTTTGAACGGCTCTGGCAATGGGCGAATAAAATCCAATATCATCTGAATTTTATCCAAAATAGACTGCTTTTCTTTGGAGGGCTTGTCTTGTTTTGATTCATTCTGGTGGGCATTTTTTGTTTCAGGAGAGGAAAGCTGTTTCCCTTTTTGCTTATTGTTTCTTTCATAAGAATCCTTGCTTTGCCCTATATCAGAAGGCTTCCTTTCTTCTTCAGCAAAGCTCGTCTTTTTTTTCTGAACTGTTTCCGCTTGATTTGATGAAGCAGGTTCTTCCTCCTCATCCTCACTGGAAAACAGCTTCTTTTTAAAAAATAGTATTTTTAAAGAAACCTGGTACTCTTCATTTTCCAACCAAAACGACAAAGAAACCTTTATAGACAATAATAGCAGGAGAAACAGCAAAACGCAAAGCAAAATTATTTTCCACATTGCTACCGCCCCCTGTCTCTGAGGTTATATCTGATCTTCTTACTCCTGTTCTACTGTTTCTTCCAGTTGTTTTACAGCTGGAAGATCATCCAACGTTTTCAAATCAAATGTCCGTAAAAACACATCGGTTGTCCGATAAGAAATCGGCCGCCCAGGAAGATCAAGGCGTCCTGCTTCTTCTACCAGACCCTTTTCCACTAAATTATTGACAATCTGCCCGCTATTTACACCACGAACCTGCTCAATAAATCCCTTGGTTACTGGCTGATTATAGGCAATAATAGCCAAAACTTCCATAGAAACCGGAGAAAGTGGCAAATCCCTTTTCACCGCAATTGCCTTTTTAATCTCTTGAGCAAACGCTTTTTTGGTACACAATTGAACATGGTCATCCATCTGTATTAATTCAATGCCACGGTTTTTTCGCTGATATTGCTTTTGCAGCTCTTCCATCTGCTGCCAACAGGCAGCCTTATCAATCCCCAAAATTTCGGCCAACTTGGAAACTGGCATTGGGTCCCCATAGGCAAATAGAATTGCCTCTATCCTTGCCTGATAACTTACCATATGTGTTTGAATATATTGTTCCATCCAATCCTCCTATGGTTTAAGACTGTTGCTGCCTGGTACGGTCAAATAAAACATATTGGTTATCCGAACTTATCCTAATCCGTTTTGATTTAATCAGTTCCAACATGGCCAAAAAGGTTGCCACCATTTCGGAACGTTCTCCGCTGGCAAAAAAGTCCTGGTAGGGCATTTTTCCATTTCGATATAAATGGCGTAGCACATACATAACACGGGAAGTAATTGACACCACTTTATGTTCTACAATCCCGCTAAACGCAGATTTTGGCGGAGGCTTTAGCCGTTTCACCTTATTTAATACCACCTGATACATAAGCCGGATTTCTTCTGGTTCATGGCGGTGGCTATACGATTCTGTTGAAGATTCTAATTTTTCTGGAGTCCTAGAAAAAATCTGCCCCCATAAACTCAATTGAGATAGTTGTTGGGCAGCTAACTTGACCATTTGTAATTCCAACAGCTGGCCTGTTAATTCCCGTTTTAGTTGCTCCTCCTCTTCTTTATCTTCTGGCAACAAAGAACAGGTTTTCATATAAACTAAGCGGGCGGCCATTTCTAAAAACTCACTGGTAACCTCCATATCTGCTGCTTTCATATCGTTAATATAGTTTAAATATTGCT
This is a stretch of genomic DNA from Clostridium facile. It encodes these proteins:
- a CDS encoding DUF2953 domain-containing protein — protein: MWKIILLCVLLFLLLLLSIKVSLSFWLENEEYQVSLKILFFKKKLFSSEDEEEEPASSNQAETVQKKKTSFAEEERKPSDIGQSKDSYERNNKQKGKQLSSPETKNAHQNESKQDKPSKEKQSILDKIQMILDFIRPLPEPFKKLIRRFHVTNLRIYIRVAEEDAAETAISYGRMWGIVSGCLAVCRNILKIELKSLRIEPDFWQQKPLTKISGQLNLRVYAALAFILRYLWLYLTQTIQKSQTEKGGVQNESTSNRGNVRHIHGKNQGND
- the scpB gene encoding SMC-Scp complex subunit ScpB, translating into MEQYIQTHMVSYQARIEAILFAYGDPMPVSKLAEILGIDKAACWQQMEELQKQYQRKNRGIELIQMDDHVQLCTKKAFAQEIKKAIAVKRDLPLSPVSMEVLAIIAYNQPVTKGFIEQVRGVNSGQIVNNLVEKGLVEEAGRLDLPGRPISYRTTDVFLRTFDLKTLDDLPAVKQLEETVEQE
- a CDS encoding segregation and condensation protein A, whose translation is MEKLQFKLEKFEGPMDLLLHLISKHKLNIYDIEISSLLEQYLNYINDMKAADMEVTSEFLEMAARLVYMKTCSLLPEDKEEEEQLKRELTGQLLELQMVKLAAQQLSQLSLWGQIFSRTPEKLESSTESYSHRHEPEEIRLMYQVVLNKVKRLKPPPKSAFSGIVEHKVVSITSRVMYVLRHLYRNGKMPYQDFFASGERSEMVATFLAMLELIKSKRIRISSDNQYVLFDRTRQQQS